In one Apostichopus japonicus isolate 1M-3 chromosome 18, ASM3797524v1, whole genome shotgun sequence genomic region, the following are encoded:
- the LOC139958971 gene encoding beta-2 adrenergic receptor-like: protein MDNSNVTVLMTTSKITEFATPYEFTWEPVVWTWWLVCQLVLALVGLFGNVIVIIIYSRKNRLKSATNMFIMALASADMISSITLIPLPSAKTTTNGIIGQLYCKVVHSNVILWISIVASIFTLTVISVERYFAVVFPIRYRNVFSKSRPKVVILLVWITSFIINSFSYFVTYRDPATAGCVVDFRTPFIQAAIGTTLFFLEYFIPVVIMVSTQVITINRLRQQAKPIVGAENAGPGNKQRANAFMLKARKKVIQMLFLVILTFITCWTPDQVAFLVFNLGYVEPQYLGGNLYRMFIALAFTNSCANPLIYTMSNPQFRDALRQLLNVQKKRIFPFTIGGASGNTENTSADAPLPTGVDALEAQGGAME from the coding sequence ATGGATAATTCTAATGTTACGGTGTTGATGACTACCAGCAAAATAACTGAATTTGCTACACCATACGAGTTCACGTGGGAACCAGTCGTTTGGACGTGGTGGTTGGTTTGTCAGCTTGTGCTTGCTTTAGTCGGTTTGTTTGGTAACGTGATcgtaattatcatatatagccGAAAGAATCGCTTAAAAAGTGCCACTAATATGTTTATTATGGCTTTAGCTTCTGCTGATATGATATCATCCATAACGCTGATTCCTCTGCCTTCAGCGAAGACCACTACTAATGGTATCATTGGTCAATTGTACTGCAAAGTTGTGCATTCTAATGTCATCCTGTGGATATCAATAGTCGCCTCCATATTTACACTCACCGTCATTTCCGTCGAGAGATACTTTGCTGTTGTATTTCCAATCAGATATAGGAACGTCTTTTCGAAATCTCGCCCAAAGGTTGTCATTTTGCTAGTTTGGATAACTTCGTTTATAATCAACTCCTTCAGCTACTTCGTGACCTACCGTGACCCCGCTACTGCCGGGTGTGTCGTCGATTTTCGGACTCCGTTCATCCAAGCGGCAATCGGGACCACGCTATTTTTCCTCGAGTATTTTATTCCCGTTGTGATTATGGTGTCGACTCAAGTAATTACGATTAATCGCTTACGTCAACAAGCGAAACCGATAGTAGGCGCGGAAAATGCGGGACCTGGAAACAAACAACGAGCGAATGCGTTCATGTTAAAGGCGAGGAAAAAGGTGATACaaatgttgtttttggtgattCTTACTTTTATTACTTGTTGGACTCCAGATCAAGTTGCTTTCCTAGTGTTTAATCTTGGTTACGTAGAACCGCAGTATTTGGGCGGAAACCTTTACCGTATGTTTATCGCTCTTGCTTTTACTAACTCTTGTGCCAATCCTCTCATATATACGATGAGCAATCCGCAATTTCGTGATGCCCTACGCCAATTACTAAACGTCCAAAAGAAGCGAATATTTCCTTTCACGATCGGTGGTGCATCGGGCAACACAGAAAATACATCAGCAGATGCGCCCCTTCCGACGGGCGTAGACGCACTGGAGGCGCAGGGCGGTGCCATGGAATAA